The genomic region GGTTTTAGTGTACTGTCAGTGGGGTCAGCAGATTGGATGGCTTTTAATTCCGCATCAGCAAATACCGCTGCTTTTTGGAATTTAGGGTTAGCATAAGTGCTGGCTCTTGTTCCTGTTGGTACCGCAGCCCAGCCATTTTTTTCGCCAACTAATTGGATGTATTCTTTAGAGGTTGCCCAACGAACGAATTTTTGAGCCGCGTCTGCGTTTTTAGTCGCAGCAGGAATGCCTAATGCCCATGACCAAAGCCAGTTCGCGCCTTTTTCCGTCACTGCATAAGGAGATTGAGCAAAGCCCACTTTGTCAGCAACCTTACTTTGTTTAGGGTCAGTGACGAAAGACGCTGCGATAGTGGCGTCAATCCACATGCCGCATTTGCCTTCGTTAAATAACGCTAGGTTTTCATTGAAGCTGTTACTGCTTGCGCCTGGCGGCCCGTAATTGTTCAATAGATCAACATAGAAGTTAACCGCCTTTTTCCATTCAGCGGTTTCTAGCTGAGGCTTCCAGTTTTCATCAAACCAACGAGCACCAAAAGAGTTTGCCATGGCGGTCATGAACGCCATGTTGTCACCCCAGCCAGCTTTACCACGTAAGCAAATGCCGTAAATGCCTTTCTCTGGGTTATTGACGGCAGCTGCGACATCACGAATGTGCTCCCAGCTGTCTCTGTCATTGATTTCCATACCAGCGGCTTTCACAAGATCCTTGCGATACATGACCATGGAGCTTTCACCGTAGAAGGGTGCAGCATACATAGTGCCGTCATAAGATAAACCTCCACGAATGGATGGAAGAATGTCTTTTGCATCGTAGCTACCACTGGTATCGACTGCTTGTAGCCAGCCGCGTTCACCCCAGATAGGCGCTTCATACATGCCAATGGTCATAACGTCATAAAGACCGCTTTTATTGGCTATGTCTTGTGTCACGTTCTGACGTAAAACACCTTCTTCTAGCGTTACCCATTTCACTTTGATACCTGGGTTAGCTTTTTCAAATTCAGGTGTGAGTTTTTGCATTTCGATCATATGGCCATTATTTACAGTGGCCACTGTGATTTGAGTTGCAGAGAAGGCGCTAGCAGCTGTCATGGCTGCTGTGATAGATACCGCATAAGTTAGGGTATTCTTGGTAAAGCGTTTCATAGGTTTCCCCCAGTTTGGAGTTTCTTTGTTTTTATAGTCGTACCTAATTCTTGATAACTGATCATCAAGTAACCATTAATATAGGCTATGTGACAATTGACCTGTTAATACATAAATTGCCAATAAATGTACTATTTTGTTTCATTTTTAAGTTTTTTCTAAAAAATGAGTCAATTTAATACTCTTCTTAAGACCTTTAATTGGCGCTATCTGTCTGTCTAATAAGGTTTTACGTGATAAATGTCAGTGAATGAGGCCAAGGCATTTTCGTTTTTTTTATATAAATGGCTATAATGGCGGCATTCTATTTCAAGGGTAATATCATGAGTGAAACCACAGATTCGATTAGTTTTAAACGTCTTAAAATGCAGTGTCGTCGTGGCATGTTGGAACTTGATGTTCTACTTGAGCCTTTTTTAGCGGATGTGTATTTGACGCTGGAAGACGAAGACAAGCAGCGCTTCGTTAATTTGCTTACCTGTGAAGATCAGGAACTGTTTCCGTGGTTTATGCAAAGTGCTGAGCCGGAAGATCCGGATCATGCCCGCATTGTTAATATTATTTTGTCTCGTGTTCAGCCTGAAAACTACCGAGCTTAAATGCTCATGGATTAGTGTAGGGCTGTGGCTTTTTTTAGTCCTGGCGTACGCTGCTCTGTTGCAAATTTATTGGATGCCTGCCTATTGGCGGGCATTGCTTTATATGAGCGTTGGCTTAGTTGGATTAACTCTGTTTATTCGTATGTTGCGAAAACCTGTTCGACAGATTGGTATCGATGAACAAGGCGTTTTTCTATTAGATCGAGGTGGTTATGAAAGGCTGCTTTTTATTCGTGCTAATGGTGTTCAGTTGATTGCTAAAGTTGACCAAGTGCAGACTTTTTGGGATAAAATCTGGCCCAAATACCGAGTGATATATCGCGATAGCGTGGGAATGGAAGTGTATCAAGTTCTTCGCTCTTATGCGGCGCAACAAATCCTGTTGCGCCGCAGTGAAGAGGCTAAAAAAACTATTGGTTCAAAAACTTAGCGCTTAAATTCCTAAACGCAGCTCAGTCTGATTTTTTCGGAGTAAGGATTGTGGGCGTGCTGGTGGTTAGTTTATTTGGGTAATCTAACGTAAAGTGCAAGCCGCGACTTTCTTTGCGAGACATGGCGGAACGTATAATCAAATCAGCAACCACGGCCAAATTGCGTAGTTCGAGCAAATCATTCGAAATCTTATAGTTAGCATAGAACTCTTGGATTTCGGATAGTAATAAATCCACCCTATGTTTGGCTCTTAAAAGGCGTTTGTCCGTTCTTACTATGCCGACATAATCCCACATAAAACGTCGTAATTCTTGCCAGTTATGGGTGATGACCACGTCTTCATCAGAGTTTGTTACCTTGCTTTCATCCCAGTCAGGAATGTCTACTTCATTGCTGTGTAGATGATTGTCAGCAATGTGTTGAGCAGCAGAACGAGCAAAAACAATACATTCTAATAAAGAGTTACTTGCAAGGCGATTCGCGCCATGAAGTCCGGTATAAGCGGTTTCGCCAATGGCATAAAGATTATCAATGTCCGTTGCGCTGTGACGATTAACGACTACACCACCACATGTATAGTGTGCGGCTGGAACGACAGGAATTGGGCCCTTTGTCATGTCGTGGCCATATTCTAAACAGCGTTTATAAATGGTTGGGAAGTGTTCTTTAATGAACTCTGGGGCTTTGTGGGAAATATCCAGCAGAACATGGTGAATCCCAAGACGTTTCATCTCGTGGTCGATTGCACGTGCGACGATATCGCGTGGTGCCAGTTCCTCTCTCTTATCAAACTTCGCCATAAACTGTGTGCCGTCGGGTAATAAAAGCTTACCGCCTTCGCCACGAACAGCTTCGGAAATCAAAAAGGTTTTGGCTTTGGCATCGTAAAGGCAGGTAGGGTGGAATTGGTTGAATTCCATGTTTGCAACTCGACAACCAGCACGCCATGCCATGGCAATTCCATCGCCAGAAGCGGTGTCAGGGTTGCTGGTGTAAAGATACACTTTACTGCTGCCACCGCAGGCCAGTGACACAAAACGCCCGTGAAACACCTCAATGACGTCATCATCTAAGTTCAGTGCGTAAACACCAACGGCTTTGTTTTCACCTGCAATGCCAAGCTTTTTTGTTGTCACGACATCAATCGCCACACGATCAGGGAAAAATTCGATGTTTGGGTGATTGCTTGCGTTTTTAATCAATGCTTTTGATATTGCCAAACCGGTGGCATCGGCACTATGAATAATACGCCTATGGCTGTGACCACCTTCTTTTGTTAAATGGTACTCCTCGCTTTCCCCATAGCGGGTGAAAGGAACGCCTTGCTCGATTAACCAATCAATACTTTCTTTGGAATGTTCAACCGTAAAGCGAATCGCATCTGGATCACCAAGCTCAACACCTGCGTCAATGGTATCGTTAATGTGGGAATCAATTGTATCTTTATCCGACAATACAGCAGCGACACCGCCTTGAGCATATAATGTGGATCCTTCGCGTATATCCGCTTTTGTCAAAATGGCAACGCGGTGTTTGTCTGCCAGCTCAAGAGCAAGCGTTAGCCCCGCGGCTCCCGCGCCAATAATGACGATGTCGTGTTTGTAATGTCGGCTCATGTTATTGATCTGATTATGGCTAAAAAATTAATGTTACTATTGTTGCCAGTAAATAGTGAACACTTTCTGAGGTCACATTCTAAATATTAAGTATTGTCTAGTATCAGAGAGGAATACGGATTCTCTAAATAGTTTATTTAGTAGTCAATGACGGGAACTCGTTAAGTGAAGTGTTGTCTTCTCTTGTAATGAGCAAGGGCGCAGACGAATAAGGTTTTTATATGAGGTGCCTATGCAGCACGAAACGTCTTCTGATCAGGCGTTAGTTGAGAAAGTACAGCAGGGTGACAAGCGGGCGTTTGATCTGCTTGTTGTCAAATATCAATATAAGGTCATGGGTTTAATTGGACGTTATGTACAAGATAGAAGCGAAGTTCTCGATGTAGCTCAAGAAAGCTTTATTAAAGCGTATCGTGCTATAGGTAGTTTTCGCGGAGAAAGTGCTTTTTACACTTGGTTGTATCGTATTGCTGTTAATACGGCGAAAAACTATCTTGTGAGCCGTTCTCGTCGTCCACCAGAATCTGATGTCGAGCTGGATAATGAAGAGGTTTTCAGCGTGTATGAATCCTTAGCTGATATAGACACGCCTGAAGCAAACCTAAACAGTGATCGTCTTGAAAAAGCGATTCATTATGCCATTCAAAATTTGCCGGAAGAGTTACGTAGCGCATTAACCTTACGTGAATTCGATGGTCTGAGTTATGAAGACATTTCATTGATCATGGACTGCCCTGTAGGAACAGTTCGGTCGCGTATTTTTCGCGCCCGAGAAGCGGTAGAAAAACACATACGTCCATTGATGGATACAGGAGAGTAAATATGACAGCTTTAAACAGCGGTTTACCACAAAATGATTGCTCCCGAGATCATGGCAGTACTCGAGAAAACGACCACACCCAAGAAATGCGTTCTAGTTTGTCGGCTATGTTTGATGGTGAAGCGACAGAGCAAGATCTAGATCGCTTAATAGATGGGGACAGTGCAGAGCTAAGTCGTCAACTAGAATCTTATCATCTAATTCAGCAGGCGCTGCATAACGACTCGTCTGTCATTGTTGGTCTGGAAGATAGCTTGATGCTTCGTGTGAGAGCTGGGATTGACATCGACTCTTCATTTCCAGAAGAGCACAGTGCAAACAATTTGCTGCCTTTTGTTCTGCCTAGTGATAGTCCGGCTTCTCGTCCAGTCTGGCGTGTCGCCCTGTCTAGCGTTGCTGTGGCGGCGAGTGTAGCGTTTGTGGTGATATTGGGTGGTAATGAGTTATTAACATCAGAGGTTAGCGCTCCAAATTTAGTGGCAGAGGTTCGTTCACCATCAACCAATATGGTAGTAACGCCATTGGCGGAATTGGACAAAGAGGCGTTGCAAATAGATAACGTTAGGTTGCAGCATTATCTTCGACAACATGCTGAGCAAGCAGCGATGACGGTTGGGCAGGGAATGATCCCCATGGCTCGAGTTGTTAGCTACCCCGTTAAAGAGTAATTTATGAGATTATTTTCGCCATTACATATTTTTTTCACGCTACTATGCCTTATTATTTCGGGTGTAAGTACAGCTAGTAACTCGGCACCAGACGCATTGCATTTGTTGAGAAGCATGACACAGTCATTTTCTACACTCAGTTATGATGGTGTATTTGTTCACTCTGAAGCGATGAATATGAACAGCATGCGTGTCCGTCATGATTTGATGGGCGGTGTGGAATATGAAAGTTTGGTGGATTTAGACGGCGACAAGATTGAAGTTTTGCGCATTGATGACAAAATCATTTCTGTGTATCCAAATGCACTTGTTGCCAACATGCGTGCACCATTGATACCGCCTTTTAAACGTTTTAAAGATGTAGAAAGTGACCGGCTTATTAAAGGTTACGATATGATTGTTGGCGAACACACAAGTCGGATCGCGGGTCGCAAAGTGATTGCTGTAAAGTTGGTACCAAAAGATCAATATCGCTATGGGCATCAATTTTGGTTAGACGCAGAAAATCACTTTCTTTTAAAGCATGATATGTTGAAAACAGACGGTAAATTGTTAGAGCGAATCCAATTTACCTCCGTTAATTTTGCCCCTGACTTGAAAGACAAAGATTTTGTCCCAAAAGAGGGGAGTTATGCTGAACCTATGGTGGAAACTCAGCCAAGACGTGTAAAAAATCTTTGGCAATTTGACTGGTTACCGGAGGGCTTTTCTCTGGTGTGGCCAGAGGCAAGGTCGCTAAATCATGGCACCAGCATGCTGTTGTTATCAGATGGAATGGCGACCATCTCCATTTTTATTGAGCCGACGATGAAGGTTAAAGCCATGTCCATTTTAAACATGGGGGCGACCATCGCTGGCGAACGTAGTATTAAAGTAAAAGATCAGTTGTATTTGTTGACCATGGTTGGAGAAGTACCAGAACCGACCATTGAGAAACTGATGACCGTATTTATGCCAAGGCAAGATTAATGATTGAAGAAACGGGAAGAGTATTATCCGTAGAAGATGGCTTTGCTGATGTAGAAACCATTCGCACCAGCAGCTGTACCTCTTGTCGTGCTCGGCATGGTTGTGGTCACCATGCTATTGCTCAAGTTTCTTCATCAAACCGAATGCGCATGCGAGCTATTGATCCTTTGTCGGTAGAAATCGGGCAAAGTGTTGTTGTCGGAATCCCTGAAGATACGCTACTACAGGCTTCTGTTTGGATGTACCTTATCCCATTACTTGGCCTAGTTGGTGGAGCGGTTGTACCCTCCTTGTGGGGAGGTGAATCGGGCATCGCGGTTATTTTTTCTATCTTTGGCTTTGCTGGTGGTTTGTTATTAGCGAGAAATAAGTCAAAACAAGAAATGAACAATCTTGACTATTACCCCAAAATTTTAAGAATTGAAGCGCTTAACGATGGCCATATACCTTTGGTCGTGGCATCGTAAGCTTCTAAATATCTTCACCTGGCACTGTAATGAATTTGGTACGTCTTAAGGAGACCAATCAATGAACAGATTGCTTAAACAAGTTAGCATGATTGTCGTCAGTAGTTTTATGATGGCTTCGATGTTAACTCATGCGGCTTCGCTTCCTGACTTTACCGAGTTAGTGGAGAAAGCCTCCCCCGCCGTTGTGAATATCAGTACGGAACAAACTGTTACCACAAAAACGGCTAATGAAGGTGGTCAGCAATTAGGGCCAAATAGTGAAGAACTTAATGAGTTCTTCAAGCACTTCTTTGGTCAGCAACCTTTCGGTCAACAAGCGCCACCACAGCAGGGGCCGCGAAGTTCATTGGGTTCTGGATTTATTGTTTCCCATGATGGTTATGTCCTGACTAATAATCACGTTATTGATGGCGCGGATGTGATCCATGTTCGCCTAAATGATAGACGTGAATATATTGCCAAATTGGTTGGTACGGATCCTAGAACGGATTTGGCTCTGCTTAAAATAGAAGCTGATGATCTACCTATTGTTAAAATGGGGGATTCCGATGAGCTTAAACCTGGGCAGTGGGTATTGGCGATCGGCTCACCGTTTGGTTTTGATTACACGGTAACGGCAGGTATTGTAAGTGCAACAGGGCGAAACTTGCCTTCTGATAACTACGTGCCGTTTATACAAACTGATGTCGCGATCAATCCTGGTAACTCTGGTGGCCCGTTATTCAATTTAGACGGTGAAGTGGTTGGTATCAACTCACAAATCTATACTCGTTCTGGTGGTTTTATGGGCGTGTCTTTTGCGATTCCGTCTAAAGTCGCTATGTCCGTGGTTGATCAGCTAAAGAGTGACGGTAAGGTGTCTCGCGCTTGGTTAGGTGTGTTGATTCAGGACGTAAACAATGAACTGGCTGAATCATTTGGTTTAGACAGATCAAATGGTGCTCTAATCAGTCGTGTATTACCTGACTCTCCAGCTGAAAAAGCAGGCTTAAAATCAGGTGACATCATCTTAGAATTCAATGGTAAGTCTATCGCACACTCTGGTGAGCTGCCTTACATTGTTGGGCAAATGAAAGCGGGTGAAAAAATTGACGCTAAAGTCTATCGAGATGGTAAAGAACAAACAATTTCGGTGACGCTAGATGCTCGACCAAATGACCCTAATGTCATTGCTCAATCTCAACAAGATCAAAACCGTCTAGGCATGATTGTCGGAGAAGTTCCTGAAGATATGGCGAAGAAATTTGAAATTGATGGTGGCGTTGTTATCGAGCAAATTCTGGGTGGAACAGCTGCCCGTAATGGCTTGCAGCAAGGCGATGTGATTACTATGCTAAATGGCAAGCGCATTAACAGTGTTACTGAGTTTGGTGACATCTCTAAAGATATTCCAAATGGTCGTTCTGTGCCAATGCGAGTGATTAGGCAGGGTTACCCTATGTTTATTCCATTCAAAATAATGGATTAATCATTAAAAACGGCAACAATCGAAACGAAAAAAGCGACCAAAAGTTTAATACTGTTCACTCAAGTCGAACAGGTTTGCGAGAGATGGATTGTTTCGTTTTTGATTACTGAACCAAGCGAGGCCTACTAGGCCTCGCTTTTTTTCGCTCCAAAAATAAATTACGTATCCTTGTTCAAGTTTCCTGCGCTGATGAGCTAATTTGTTAACAGAGTTGTCGCTGGTATGAAACGATGTTGGTACCGTTTTAGTGCAGTGATAGTTCCATATCTCAATTAAGAAATTGACTTTTAGATAAGCATCGTCGCCTGATGCTCGCTTTTGAAGATAGCGTTAATGTAGGCTCGATTCATTGTTCTCGGAGGGGGTTAGTAATCTTAGAATGAATAGGGAGGAGCGACTGATGAATAGGGCGCAAAAAATCCGATTAAGAAAACTTAATCGGATTTTTTGCGGGTGTTTAATTGGATCCAAGCAGACTAATGCATTTTTTGTTTGAGTTAGTTAGTCTTTTAAGGATGCAAATTTTTGTGCAAACGATGGAGAGTGTGAATTTGATAGTGTCGCGACCACCTGTTTTGCGTAAGGTAGGTATTTTTTCAAATCGTTTTTAGGCATCGGATCGTCATTTGGCAGCTTCACTGTTACTGGGTTCTTGTGGGTGCCATTTATTCTAAATTCATAGTGTAGGTGGGGTCCTGTTGCCCAGCCGGTTTGACCTACGTAGGCAATAATTTTTCCTTGTTGAACTCTGGTCCCACGTTTTGTTCCTCTAGCAAAGCCTTTTAGATGGGCGTAAAGGGTTTGGTAGCCTTTGCCATGATCAATAATAACGACATTTCCGTATCCATTTTGCTTTCCAGCAAAGGATATTTTTCCATCGCCAGCGGCCTTTACTGGGGTGCCGCTTGCAGCGGCATAATCTACCCCTCTGTGTGGTCGACTGGTTTTGAAAATAGGGTGTAATCTATTTGGGTTGAATTTAGACGATATTCTTGTGAAGTCTACTGGGGTACGTATAAATGCTTTTCTCATAGCAAGCCCGTCAGGTGTGTAATAGCTTGCTCCTTTCTCTGTCTTGAACCTTATTGCTTGATAGGTTCGACCATTGTTGATGAATTGGGCAGCTATTATATTGCCGTGTCCGATTTTCTCTCCATCAAGGAAGTTCTCTTCATAGAGGATGCTAAGGCTGTCGCCTTTTCTTATATCTAAAGCAAAGTCTATATCCCAACCAAAAATATTAGCTAATTCAATAAGTAGAGGTTGATCGATTCCTGCTTTTAGGCCATCAACAAATAGTGAGTTGTTAATCTCTGCCTCTTTATAGGCTTGGACGATTTCTGGTGTTTTAGAGGTTTCTGTTCTGTTGAATTTATCGTTGTCGCGTTCAAAAGTCACGCTGTCCAGTCGATTAAGTATGAGAGTGAGTTGTGTAAGCTCGCCGGTTGTCTCATTTTTTGTAAAGTTAATTGTCTGTCCGGGTCTCATTTGGAGTAGTGTTTTTTGTTTCTTGTCAGCTAAAGATACTTTGTAGATGTCTTGTGTAGATATCCCTTCAGGTGATAGTACTTTAGACAGAGAGTCTCCTGGTTTTACTTTAACGGATTGTTCCTTAAATGTTGCAGGACTACTCTTTTTTACTAGATTTTGAGGTGCTGGGATATCGTATGTGGAACTTGTGTCGCTAACTGGGATAGCGGCTAGTGGAGTTATATTGCTTCTGGGTGTGAGTTTTTGCAGATCCTGCAACATAAGTTGGGACTGATCTATCACCTCAAAGTTAGCTTCGATGGATATGAGGTTGTTATCGTCCGTTTCCTTTTCAGGAAATGCAATAAGAACTATGGCGAGTAGTGCGCTTACTCCAGAAATTAGGAGTAGGTGCTTTGTTGGTAATAGCTTGGTCAAAATACGTACCTGAAAAAATCTTTAATAAAAGCCTTATAATCCTACCAACATTACTTTTATAATTGAATGCTTAAGTAAGATAAACTAACTAGGATATGGATCAAAATAATGACTGTAAGCAGTAAAGACCTTTTAAATGACTTGCAAGCTCGCGGACTTATCGCCCAAATGACGGCAGAAGATGAGCTCAAAAAACATCTTGATGGTGGAAGTCGTACTCTTTATTGTGGTTTTGATCCGACCGCAGACAGCTTGCATTTGGGTCACCTTGTTCCGCTTCTTGTGTTAAAACGTTTCCAGGATGCAGGGCACAATCCGATAGCTTTGGTCGGTGGTGCGACCGGCCTTATAGGTGATCCCAGCTTTAAAGCGGCTGAACGTCAACTTAATACATCTGATATTGTTGCTAGTTGGGCTGAAAAAATTCGAGGACAAGTTAGTCAGTTTGTAAAATTTGATGATGTACCTAACCCTGCGCGAGTGGTAAATAATCTCGATTGGGCTGGTGAAATGAGTGTGCTGGATTTTTTGCGAGATATCGGTAAGCATTTTTCTGTCAATGCAATGATCAATAAAGAGTCTGTTCAGCAGCGACTTAATAGAGAAGGTGCTGGTATTTCTTTTACAGAATTTTCTTATGCCTTGTTACAGGGGATGGATTTCGCAGAATTAAATAGAGCCTACGATTGTACTTTGCAAGTTGGGGGGAGTGATCAGTGGGGGAATATTGTTGGTGGTATTGATCTTTCTCGTCGTCAAAATCAATCTCAGACTTTTGGCTTAACGGTTCCTTTAGTTACAAAATCAGATGGGACGAAGTTTGGTAAAACTGAATCTGGTGCGGTTTGGTTAGATTCTACTAAAACAAGCCAGTATGCATTCTACCAATTTTGGATGAATACTGCGGATGCTGATGTTTATAAGTTTTTGAAATTTTTTACCTTTTTAGGTCTTGCAGAAATTGATGCAATTGAAAAAACTGACAAAGAAAGTGGTGGTAAACCTCAGGCTCAGTCTATTCTTGCTCGAGAGGCAACTAAATTGGTTCATGGTGAAGAAGGCTTGCAAGCGGCAGAGCGTATTACCAACGCCTTATTTAGTGGTGAGGCAGACCAATTAAGTGAGCAAGACCTTGAGCAAATTCAGCTTGATGGTTTGCCAAGCAGTTCTTTGGTTGGGATTGATCTGACCGAGACTCCGCTTACTAGTCTAATGGCGGATGCAGGGCTGGCTGCTAGCGGTAAGCAGGTTAAAGATGCACTACAGCGTAACTCTGTATTTGTTAATGGCGTTGCAAAAGGGGTAAATGACAATATGGCAGCGTCAGATATCTTTACTCTTGAGAATGGTTATTTCGGTAAATACTTCCTTGTTAAGCTGGGTAAGAAAAAGCATCATTTGTTCGTGTTGTAGTCGTTGGTTAACGATCTAAGGATACATGACATATAAGAAAGACGCTTCGGCGTCTTTCTTATATGTGGGTTGCTCAATAAAAAATTCAAATTAATTAAAAGAAATTCAAGAAAGAGCTTGCGCAGAATTTTTGGGGATGTATTATACGCACCCACTGACACGGAGAACGACGCAAACAACGGTTTGCAACTTACTAAGGTAAGCAAGTTCAACGATGAATCAGACGCTCTTTAAAATAGATAATCAGATAATTTGTGTGGGCGCTCGCTGGAGGCTTCAGAAGATTGTCCAGATTGGTTTTTAACCGATTCGAGATGATCAAAAAAATTGAAGTCTTGCGAAACGTCTAACACGTCAATTCGCTTTATGTTGTTTTGTTGTTCTTCGGGACGACGAAATGATTAAGTTATTGTTAGTGTAATAGATTTTGAGTAAGCAAACTTTTTAACTGAAGAGTTTGATCATGGCTCAGATTGAACGCTGGCGGCAGGCTTAACACATGCAAGTCGAGCGGTAACAGGGGAGCTTGCTCCTGCTGACGAGCGGCGGACGGGTGAGTAACGCGTAGGAATCTGCCTAGTAGAGGGGGACAACATGTGGAAACGCATGCTAATACCGCATACGCCCTAAGGGGGAAAGGAGGGGACTCTTCGGAGCCTTCCGCTATTAGATGAGCCTGCGTAAGATTAGCTAGTTGGTAGGGTAAAGGCCTACCAAGGCGACGATCTTTAACTGGTCTGAGAGGATGGCCAGTCACACTGGGACTGAGACACGGCCCAGACTCCTACGGGAGGCAGCAGTGGGGAATATTGGACAATGGGCGGAAGCCTGATCCAGCCATGCCGCGTGTGTGAAGAAGGCCTTAGGGTTGTAAAGCACTTTCAGGGGTGAGGAAGGGTAACTGGCTAATATCCAGTTACTTTGACGTTAGCCCCAGAAGAAGCACCGGCTAACTCTGTGCCAGCAGCCGCGGTAATACAGAGGGTGCAAGCGTTAATCGGAATTACTGGGCGTAAAGCGCGCGTAGGTGGTTTGTTAAGTCGGATGTGAAATCCCAGGGCTCAACCTTGGAATGGCACCCGATACTGGCAGGCTAGAGTATGGTAGAGGGGTGTGGAATTTCCTGTGTAGCGGTGAAATGCGTAGATATAGGAAGGAACATCAGTGGCGAAGGC from Marinomonas rhizomae harbors:
- the tyrS gene encoding tyrosine--tRNA ligase, whose product is MTVSSKDLLNDLQARGLIAQMTAEDELKKHLDGGSRTLYCGFDPTADSLHLGHLVPLLVLKRFQDAGHNPIALVGGATGLIGDPSFKAAERQLNTSDIVASWAEKIRGQVSQFVKFDDVPNPARVVNNLDWAGEMSVLDFLRDIGKHFSVNAMINKESVQQRLNREGAGISFTEFSYALLQGMDFAELNRAYDCTLQVGGSDQWGNIVGGIDLSRRQNQSQTFGLTVPLVTKSDGTKFGKTESGAVWLDSTKTSQYAFYQFWMNTADADVYKFLKFFTFLGLAEIDAIEKTDKESGGKPQAQSILAREATKLVHGEEGLQAAERITNALFSGEADQLSEQDLEQIQLDGLPSSSLVGIDLTETPLTSLMADAGLAASGKQVKDALQRNSVFVNGVAKGVNDNMAASDIFTLENGYFGKYFLVKLGKKKHHLFVL
- a CDS encoding peptidoglycan DD-metalloendopeptidase family protein, with translation MTKLLPTKHLLLISGVSALLAIVLIAFPEKETDDNNLISIEANFEVIDQSQLMLQDLQKLTPRSNITPLAAIPVSDTSSTYDIPAPQNLVKKSSPATFKEQSVKVKPGDSLSKVLSPEGISTQDIYKVSLADKKQKTLLQMRPGQTINFTKNETTGELTQLTLILNRLDSVTFERDNDKFNRTETSKTPEIVQAYKEAEINNSLFVDGLKAGIDQPLLIELANIFGWDIDFALDIRKGDSLSILYEENFLDGEKIGHGNIIAAQFINNGRTYQAIRFKTEKGASYYTPDGLAMRKAFIRTPVDFTRISSKFNPNRLHPIFKTSRPHRGVDYAAASGTPVKAAGDGKISFAGKQNGYGNVVIIDHGKGYQTLYAHLKGFARGTKRGTRVQQGKIIAYVGQTGWATGPHLHYEFRINGTHKNPVTVKLPNDDPMPKNDLKKYLPYAKQVVATLSNSHSPSFAQKFASLKD